A single genomic interval of Polaribacter vadi harbors:
- a CDS encoding AAA family ATPase, with the protein MNHNSTFPIKQNELDMLRDEATGYLKSVQWEQSNKAKSRDKDAKDDSILLYLSRANNGSNLEITSISKTILGLKKRLLPDSIAIPVHLNQTLFAVQEGLTLGIWIKDSYYDASGLSSLNERKSALNSSGKREFESKLQTATAFQLFATAYKILHDLKSFASDDLSVMKQKFAGIPEVSFLSPLKGIACALFYFDKYLGHPEIIKTDKDVVDFTVVYFEAFIDEIQLRKSNLEYTETIVDRTYKLENSDFAVAGWENVFQGTAKSVEFNKIQFEQIVGNKDAKHFARRLTERMLSYDFEAQKNPFQELGGFMPVFMGYGIPGTGKSMLIAAIATRLKEHCDHLDIPFLFHPMPDTLISTFQGGSAEKMVEWMKPMQDPTKIIFAPIDDAENNLQERTAQGVSAGVKEVIGVFLRYTEGAYAVNYGNSSVGLFTNLPEMLDKAVLSRIQGRFKIDGARTEHDFLDQDYIWWKKFEKTIPDFVNMQNPRNYDFLKDQGVTKSMGEILNSVEKPSEERVLEAYEKAVQKHTTNEHHFFATLYKEIQKIFPFFSSRDVRNIQSAISLRLTDFDLEQDWFENPEIYFKKDYQTKFNMLQELMKSNMKGLDFSEIRRQEVVRYLDNVATIADTDFKRKVDARVNQLNIDLEARRNFENE; encoded by the coding sequence ATGAACCACAATTCCACATTTCCAATAAAACAAAATGAACTTGATATGCTTCGAGATGAAGCAACTGGGTATTTAAAATCTGTTCAATGGGAGCAAAGTAATAAAGCAAAAAGTAGAGATAAAGACGCTAAAGATGATTCTATCTTGCTGTATTTATCAAGAGCAAATAATGGGAGCAATTTAGAAATTACATCAATTTCTAAAACTATTTTAGGGTTAAAAAAACGGTTATTACCAGATTCAATTGCAATTCCTGTACATTTAAATCAGACGTTGTTTGCGGTTCAAGAAGGCCTTACTTTAGGAATTTGGATTAAAGATTCCTACTATGATGCATCAGGTTTATCTTCTTTAAACGAACGTAAATCAGCATTAAACTCATCAGGAAAAAGAGAATTTGAAAGTAAATTACAAACAGCAACAGCTTTTCAATTATTTGCAACTGCTTATAAAATTTTACACGATTTAAAATCTTTTGCAAGTGACGATTTATCTGTGATGAAGCAGAAGTTTGCAGGAATTCCAGAAGTATCATTTTTATCACCTTTAAAAGGAATTGCGTGTGCTTTGTTTTATTTTGATAAATATTTAGGACATCCAGAAATTATAAAAACCGACAAAGATGTTGTCGATTTTACAGTTGTTTATTTTGAAGCTTTCATTGATGAAATTCAGTTGCGAAAAAGCAATTTAGAATATACAGAAACGATTGTTGATAGAACGTATAAATTAGAAAATTCAGATTTTGCAGTTGCTGGTTGGGAAAATGTTTTTCAAGGAACTGCCAAAAGTGTTGAATTTAATAAAATTCAGTTTGAGCAAATTGTTGGGAACAAAGATGCCAAACATTTTGCACGCAGATTAACAGAAAGAATGTTGAGTTATGATTTTGAGGCGCAAAAAAATCCGTTTCAAGAATTAGGAGGTTTTATGCCTGTTTTTATGGGGTATGGAATTCCAGGTACAGGAAAAAGTATGTTAATTGCAGCCATTGCAACTCGCTTAAAGGAACATTGTGATCATTTAGATATTCCGTTTTTATTTCATCCAATGCCAGATACATTGATTTCTACTTTTCAAGGAGGCTCTGCAGAAAAAATGGTGGAATGGATGAAGCCAATGCAAGATCCAACAAAAATTATTTTTGCACCTATTGATGATGCAGAAAATAATTTGCAAGAAAGAACTGCACAAGGAGTTTCTGCAGGAGTTAAAGAAGTTATTGGAGTTTTCTTGCGATATACAGAAGGTGCTTATGCAGTAAATTATGGAAATTCTTCTGTGGGTTTATTTACAAACTTACCAGAAATGTTAGACAAAGCTGTGCTTTCTAGAATTCAAGGACGTTTTAAAATTGATGGAGCAAGAACTGAACACGATTTTTTAGATCAAGATTATATTTGGTGGAAAAAATTTGAAAAAACAATTCCAGATTTTGTAAACATGCAAAACCCTAGGAATTACGATTTTCTAAAAGACCAAGGTGTTACAAAAAGCATGGGAGAAATTCTAAATTCAGTTGAAAAGCCAAGTGAAGAAAGAGTTTTAGAAGCCTATGAAAAAGCTGTTCAAAAACATACAACAAACGAACATCATTTTTTTGCAACGTTGTATAAAGAAATTCAGAAAATATTTCCATTCTTTTCATCAAGAGATGTAAGAAATATTCAATCTGCCATTTCATTACGTTTAACAGATTTTGATTTGGAGCAAGATTGGTTTGAGAATCCTGAAATTTATTTCAAAAAAGACTATCAAACAAAATTTAATATGTTGCAAGAATTAATGAAAAGCAACATGAAAGGTTTAGATTTTTCTGAAATTAGAAGACAAGAAGTGGTACGTTATTTAGACAATGTTGCCACAATTGCAGATACAGATTTTAAGCGTAAAGTAGATGCAAGAGTAAATCAATTAAACATCGATTTAGAAGCAAGAAGAAATTTTGAAAATGAGTAG
- a CDS encoding NUDIX domain-containing protein: MSRIKNLKKTLLSDNYYTLSKFNFDYQKSDGSWVNPMREVYERGHGAGILLYNTTKKTVILIKQFRLPTYLHDHKDGFLIEIPAGLLDEDNPEQCIIRETEEEVGIRIKSVKKVYEGYSSPGVLTEKMHFFVGEYTEDMKVSKGGGLASENEDIEVLELPFTEAVRMLNEGEIVDTRTIVLLQYAQIHKLLD; encoded by the coding sequence ATGAGTAGAATAAAAAACCTTAAAAAGACATTATTATCTGATAATTATTATACACTTTCTAAGTTTAATTTCGATTATCAAAAATCTGATGGAAGTTGGGTAAATCCAATGCGTGAAGTGTATGAACGTGGTCATGGAGCAGGAATTCTGTTATATAACACCACAAAAAAGACAGTAATTCTCATCAAGCAATTTAGGTTGCCAACGTATTTACACGATCATAAAGACGGATTTTTAATTGAAATTCCTGCAGGCTTGTTAGATGAAGATAATCCTGAACAATGTATTATTAGAGAAACTGAAGAAGAAGTTGGTATTCGAATAAAATCTGTAAAGAAAGTGTATGAAGGATATTCTTCTCCAGGCGTTTTAACTGAAAAAATGCATTTTTTTGTGGGTGAATATACAGAGGATATGAAAGTGAGTAAAGGTGGAGGTTTGGCAAGTGAAAATGAAGATATTGAAGTGCTAGAACTTCCATTTACAGAAGCTGTAAGAATGTTAAATGAAGGAGAAATTGTAGACACAAGAACCATTGTGTTATTACAATATGCACAAATTCATAAATTGTTAGATTAA
- a CDS encoding DUF6638 family protein, with amino-acid sequence MQKLKQANLYRNELIPISGKLVERYNKCLVKLGFTPTKLTSFFIDGIGWSPEIAEEKNEVFYLNNGEANPHAIIITPLQKGLPIYNPFHSFDRELMKLVFKTHNEKINNITRDSAICVDFDQNIDAFYEPLDVLKYQDVKISFRLIDDLDRAKEAQLQLIEKFHKDNNFIDENLHQQLLSSAKKYGDLRERDLSLEPIVFTTDSFFTEAFGGVYLLRNFITPILIFEKKEAYKEAINDTTYDVLMFHISQPELVTQLRDHLIIECNLAQEVPTKRYERIKSFIFGEALKDTQHPVNDILIDKMLFKSYLNKIDLETRKKVMSVERYLDKKQTNKDTKINDIVDQEFYFALHKPHSSLRANHQDLIWKLLINIAPKDVLFWYWYDKEDFYKNFKSWQETKQDWVVETIKNGF; translated from the coding sequence ATGCAAAAACTAAAACAAGCAAATCTATACAGAAACGAACTAATTCCCATTAGTGGAAAATTAGTAGAACGTTACAATAAATGTTTGGTAAAATTAGGTTTTACACCAACCAAATTAACGTCATTTTTTATAGATGGAATTGGTTGGAGTCCAGAAATTGCTGAAGAAAAAAATGAGGTTTTTTACTTAAATAATGGCGAAGCAAATCCGCATGCAATTATAATTACACCCTTGCAAAAAGGACTGCCAATTTACAATCCATTTCATTCTTTTGATAGAGAATTAATGAAATTGGTGTTTAAAACACACAATGAGAAAATCAATAATATTACAAGAGATTCAGCTATTTGTGTAGATTTTGATCAAAATATAGATGCTTTTTACGAACCTTTAGATGTTTTAAAATACCAAGATGTAAAGATCAGTTTTCGGTTGATAGACGATTTAGATAGAGCAAAAGAAGCACAATTACAACTCATAGAAAAGTTCCATAAAGACAACAATTTTATTGATGAAAATTTGCATCAACAGTTGTTATCATCAGCAAAAAAATATGGCGATTTAAGAGAAAGAGATTTAAGTTTAGAGCCGATTGTTTTTACAACAGATTCGTTTTTTACAGAAGCTTTTGGAGGAGTTTATTTATTAAGAAACTTTATTACACCTATCTTAATTTTCGAGAAAAAAGAAGCCTATAAAGAAGCGATTAATGATACCACTTATGATGTTTTAATGTTTCATATTTCGCAACCTGAACTGGTTACACAATTAAGAGATCATTTAATTATTGAATGTAATTTGGCACAAGAAGTACCCACAAAAAGATACGAACGCATTAAAAGTTTTATTTTTGGAGAAGCTTTAAAAGATACCCAACACCCTGTAAATGATATCTTAATAGACAAAATGTTATTCAAAAGTTATTTGAATAAAATTGATTTAGAAACACGTAAAAAAGTAATGAGTGTAGAGCGTTATTTGGATAAAAAACAAACAAACAAAGACACTAAAATTAATGATATTGTAGATCAAGAATTTTATTTTGCGTTACACAAACCACATTCGTCATTAAGAGCAAATCATCAAGATTTAATTTGGAAATTACTGATAAACATTGCACCAAAAGATGTGTTATTTTGGTATTGGTATGACAAAGAAGATTTTTACAAAAACTTTAAATCGTGGCAGGAAACAAAGCAAGATTGGGTAGTGGAAACGATCAAGAATGGGTTTTAG
- a CDS encoding DUF2157 domain-containing protein — translation MIKTYWHKGTKQKRNLIILGIIFLALIFFLRDDYQPALLFFRKFIFIILLCLTVLFFGLRKFRKSAKTGSRIGILALLAIFFGAIYYVGFYSKMYVYMQTYNVFNDLNRIEIVELPLTQNERIQPLRNIFSMANESVGETKDVSLPHLVRVDDSNQWTMAIQPTEKYYWQGIKDNTEEIFSVSSTTPFPRFSSENRIPVTFSIGESLRFSRNTYNAVVQRLNPWMLFNYEPSDTYYMKNDKGAWVQVVSLIKWKGFFFPYPSFGGVMVVENGEHNFSDYLERITIGKGTYISPQEMKNYNYLTKQNTLSEKVSRLQAESLKFLAGFSDPLPWNMKSAVKIPLAPKDQNQQPYVTDFDFSDTKVGAFSGLYHWFGLEPIGNERTSLSYSVFIPADGSNNFYFYDHASKKEGYAGVSAMPLKVKESKKEYDWSSNAPVEFRPYIKNIAGKKRMFFLGTVSTISKDNPQQFDGSATPDLALVDSEYRDVVWINAKKPSTWNQELYMQLNEAWRTSENTNIYFEKEKTVLEQNRQILDSIQLLSNQQKRWKIYNVCKNKSIL, via the coding sequence ATGATCAAAACATATTGGCATAAAGGAACAAAACAAAAAAGAAACCTAATAATTCTAGGCATCATTTTTCTTGCACTAATTTTCTTTCTAAGAGACGATTATCAACCAGCATTATTGTTTTTTAGAAAGTTTATTTTCATCATTTTACTGTGTTTAACTGTACTGTTTTTTGGATTAAGAAAATTCAGGAAATCAGCAAAAACAGGCAGTAGAATCGGAATTTTAGCACTATTAGCAATCTTTTTCGGCGCAATTTATTACGTAGGTTTTTATTCAAAAATGTACGTTTATATGCAAACCTATAATGTATTTAACGATTTAAATAGAATCGAAATTGTAGAATTGCCACTAACGCAAAACGAAAGAATTCAGCCTTTAAGAAACATTTTTTCGATGGCGAACGAATCTGTAGGCGAAACCAAAGACGTTTCTTTGCCACATTTGGTAAGAGTAGACGATTCCAATCAATGGACAATGGCTATTCAGCCAACTGAAAAGTATTATTGGCAAGGAATTAAAGACAATACAGAAGAGATTTTTTCGGTATCAAGTACCACACCTTTTCCACGTTTTTCGAGCGAAAACAGAATTCCTGTAACCTTTTCAATTGGCGAATCTTTACGATTTAGTAGAAATACCTACAATGCAGTTGTGCAACGTTTAAACCCTTGGATGCTGTTTAATTACGAACCAAGTGACACTTATTATATGAAAAACGACAAAGGTGCTTGGGTGCAAGTCGTAAGTCTCATAAAGTGGAAAGGTTTCTTTTTTCCTTATCCAAGTTTTGGTGGAGTCATGGTTGTAGAAAATGGCGAGCATAATTTTAGCGATTATTTAGAGCGAATTACCATCGGAAAAGGAACGTACATTTCTCCACAAGAAATGAAAAACTACAACTATTTAACCAAGCAAAATACCTTGTCAGAAAAAGTATCGCGTTTGCAAGCAGAAAGTTTAAAGTTTTTGGCAGGTTTTTCAGATCCTTTACCTTGGAATATGAAAAGTGCCGTAAAAATTCCATTAGCACCAAAAGACCAAAATCAGCAACCTTATGTAACCGATTTCGATTTTTCTGACACCAAAGTTGGTGCCTTTTCAGGCTTGTATCATTGGTTTGGTTTAGAACCAATTGGTAATGAAAGAACCAGTTTAAGTTACAGCGTTTTTATTCCTGCAGATGGTTCAAATAACTTTTATTTTTACGATCATGCTTCCAAAAAAGAAGGTTATGCAGGCGTTTCTGCAATGCCCTTAAAAGTAAAAGAATCTAAAAAAGAGTACGATTGGAGCTCAAATGCGCCAGTAGAATTTAGGCCTTATATAAAGAATATTGCAGGTAAAAAAAGGATGTTTTTTCTAGGCACAGTTTCCACGATTAGCAAAGACAATCCTCAGCAATTTGATGGTTCTGCAACTCCAGATTTGGCTTTGGTAGATAGCGAATACAGAGATGTTGTTTGGATAAATGCTAAAAAACCAAGTACTTGGAATCAGGAATTGTACATGCAATTAAATGAAGCTTGGAGAACCAGCGAAAACACCAACATATATTTCGAAAAAGAGAAAACTGTTTTAGAGCAAAACCGTCAAATTTTAGATTCCATTCAGTTATTATCTAACCAACAAAAAAGATGGAAGATATACAACGTTTGCAAAAACAAATCGATTCTATAA
- a CDS encoding OsmC family protein has product MKQQSEVLLSEKKYQGEAKMRNHFTVLDEPIKAGGGDTGPTPVEYLLTAIGGCVAMTLRMYAERKDWNLGEIKVIVSQKEALTSSGIKKSLIEEISFENKITAEQRIKLLEIAGKCPVAKMVKGETEIATSIV; this is encoded by the coding sequence ATGAAACAACAATCTGAAGTCCTTTTATCAGAAAAAAAATACCAAGGAGAAGCAAAAATGAGAAATCATTTTACGGTTTTAGATGAACCTATAAAAGCTGGTGGAGGAGATACAGGTCCAACTCCTGTTGAATATTTGTTAACAGCAATTGGAGGTTGTGTAGCCATGACTTTAAGAATGTATGCAGAAAGAAAAGATTGGAATCTTGGCGAAATAAAAGTAATTGTTTCACAAAAAGAAGCGCTAACTTCTTCAGGAATTAAAAAATCGTTAATAGAAGAAATCTCTTTTGAAAACAAAATTACAGCCGAACAAAGAATAAAATTACTGGAAATTGCAGGAAAATGTCCTGTAGCAAAAATGGTAAAAGGAGAAACCGAAATTGCAACGAGTATTGTGTAA
- a CDS encoding NADPH-dependent FMN reductase, whose product MKKILAFAGSTSSTSINKKLATFAAENLVNTSFDVIDLRDFTMPIYSEDEEKNGFPEDAKKLSSLLDNYDGFILSLAEHNGSYAAAFKNIFDWCSRLENKVFRNKSLLLMATSPGARGGQSVLSDGVAKFPFMGAKEIISYTLPSFYDNFKENKIVNDELLSQLKEKVKQFESTLKE is encoded by the coding sequence ATGAAGAAAATATTAGCCTTTGCAGGAAGCACAAGCTCAACATCTATCAATAAAAAATTAGCAACGTTTGCAGCAGAAAATTTAGTAAATACTTCTTTTGATGTCATCGATTTAAGAGATTTTACAATGCCAATTTATAGTGAAGACGAAGAAAAAAACGGTTTTCCAGAGGACGCTAAGAAATTAAGTTCATTATTAGATAATTATGATGGTTTTATACTGTCTCTTGCAGAACATAATGGGTCTTATGCAGCAGCATTTAAAAATATTTTTGACTGGTGCTCTAGACTTGAAAACAAAGTTTTTAGAAACAAATCATTATTATTAATGGCTACTTCTCCTGGTGCAAGAGGAGGACAATCTGTATTGAGTGATGGAGTTGCTAAATTCCCTTTTATGGGAGCAAAAGAAATTATTTCTTACACTTTACCATCTTTTTACGATAATTTTAAAGAAAACAAAATTGTAAATGATGAATTATTATCTCAATTAAAAGAAAAAGTTAAGCAGTTTGAAAGTACACTAAAAGAATAA
- a CDS encoding glutaredoxin family protein, protein MKIVLYGKQGHAYTVAFKNFLNSTDIPYVYKDISKDVEAREHSKELYDGVAKFPTLFVDDKVFLTPTTEEFNKIMQDLKLRA, encoded by the coding sequence ATGAAAATAGTTTTATACGGAAAACAAGGACACGCATATACAGTTGCCTTTAAAAATTTCTTAAATTCAACAGATATTCCTTATGTCTACAAAGATATTTCTAAAGATGTAGAAGCAAGAGAGCACAGTAAAGAGTTATATGATGGAGTTGCAAAATTTCCAACATTATTTGTTGATGATAAAGTTTTTTTAACACCAACAACTGAAGAGTTTAACAAAATAATGCAAGATTTAAAATTAAGAGCGTAA
- a CDS encoding MarR family winged helix-turn-helix transcriptional regulator, whose translation MGDISKDIKSKFTNNKVKALINLKYTSNWLSSKENEFFKPYAISPQQYNILRILRGAKTKMKVQIVKERMIERAPNATRLMDKLCDKNLIERERCEDDRRVVFVKITNQGLELLKTIDENKNISFLENLTEEEAAVLSDLLDKIR comes from the coding sequence ATGGGAGATATTTCAAAAGACATAAAATCTAAATTCACAAATAACAAAGTGAAAGCATTAATCAATTTAAAATATACCTCAAATTGGTTGAGTAGTAAAGAAAATGAGTTTTTTAAACCTTATGCAATTTCGCCTCAACAATATAATATTTTAAGGATTTTAAGAGGAGCAAAAACAAAAATGAAGGTGCAAATTGTAAAAGAAAGAATGATTGAAAGAGCACCAAATGCAACTCGTTTAATGGATAAGTTATGTGACAAAAACTTAATAGAAAGAGAACGTTGTGAGGATGATAGAAGAGTGGTTTTTGTAAAAATAACAAACCAAGGTTTAGAGCTGTTAAAGACTATTGATGAAAATAAAAACATTTCTTTTTTAGAAAACTTAACAGAAGAGGAAGCTGCAGTTTTAAGCGATCTTTTAGATAAAATTAGATAG
- a CDS encoding pirin family protein, with protein sequence MKKLKSIQHKTASPFVNMGPIKLRQPLPIQGIENVDPFLLLHHYGPYAISEFNNPFDLGPHPHRGFEPITLLFKGEQFHRDSLGNEMVVKAGGVQWTTAGRGIIHAEAPTKEFVKKGGDLEGIQLWLNLPAKDKMSTPNYQHLEDEQIPKLFSDDKKVQLNIIAGNQHKEKGLIKTQTAVNVFTANADEGGKMEIEIPATHQSLIYLLEGEVLVNESDRLKKGENQMIVFNQDGNIIQFEAKTASTLLILSGEPINEKITQYGPYVMNTQTEILEAMRDYQAGKMGYLY encoded by the coding sequence ATGAAAAAACTAAAATCAATACAGCATAAAACAGCAAGTCCTTTTGTAAATATGGGACCTATAAAATTACGTCAACCTTTGCCAATTCAAGGCATAGAAAATGTAGATCCATTTTTGCTATTACATCATTATGGCCCTTATGCAATTTCAGAATTTAACAATCCTTTCGATTTAGGTCCTCATCCTCATAGAGGTTTTGAGCCAATTACTTTGTTATTTAAAGGCGAACAATTTCACAGAGATTCTTTAGGAAATGAAATGGTTGTAAAAGCGGGTGGTGTTCAATGGACAACTGCTGGACGTGGAATTATTCATGCAGAAGCACCCACCAAAGAGTTTGTGAAAAAAGGTGGAGATTTAGAGGGAATTCAGTTGTGGCTAAATCTTCCTGCAAAAGATAAAATGAGTACACCAAATTATCAACATTTAGAAGACGAACAAATTCCAAAACTATTTTCTGATGATAAAAAAGTGCAATTAAACATTATTGCAGGAAATCAACATAAAGAAAAAGGATTGATAAAAACACAGACAGCAGTAAATGTGTTTACAGCAAATGCTGATGAAGGAGGAAAAATGGAAATTGAAATTCCAGCAACGCATCAATCTTTAATTTATTTATTGGAGGGAGAAGTTTTGGTAAATGAATCAGATCGTCTGAAAAAGGGAGAAAATCAAATGATTGTTTTCAATCAAGATGGAAATATCATTCAATTTGAAGCAAAAACGGCAAGCACATTATTGATTTTGTCTGGAGAACCTATCAACGAAAAAATAACCCAATATGGGCCTTATGTAATGAATACGCAAACTGAAATTTTAGAAGCAATGCGTGATTATCAAGCAGGAAAAATGGGGTATTTGTATTAA
- a CDS encoding pirin family protein yields MKKTIHKANTRGFANHGWLVANHTFSFGNYQNPERMNFGMLRVFNDDVIQPKMGFGTHPHRNMEIITIPISGALSHKDNMNNQRSIEVDEIQVMSAGTGVTHSEFNDSKTEAANTLQLWIIPEKEEVTPFYDQKKFDASKRKNKFLTLVSPRDKQVEGSLPINQQGYILMIDLDKDFETEYTLNNGAYFFLIDGEVEIADVTLEKRDAVGITDTDKVSIKAHKESKLLVIDVPMN; encoded by the coding sequence ATGAAAAAAACAATTCACAAAGCAAACACAAGAGGATTTGCAAACCATGGATGGTTAGTAGCCAACCATACTTTTAGTTTTGGTAATTATCAAAATCCAGAAAGAATGAATTTTGGTATGTTAAGAGTATTTAATGATGATGTAATTCAGCCAAAGATGGGTTTTGGTACACATCCTCATAGAAATATGGAAATTATAACGATCCCTATTTCTGGAGCATTATCTCATAAAGATAATATGAACAATCAACGTTCTATAGAAGTTGATGAAATTCAGGTAATGAGTGCTGGAACTGGAGTAACACATTCCGAGTTTAACGATAGTAAAACAGAAGCAGCAAATACTTTGCAATTATGGATTATTCCAGAAAAAGAAGAAGTAACACCTTTTTACGATCAGAAAAAATTTGATGCTAGTAAAAGAAAAAATAAATTTTTAACCTTAGTTTCTCCAAGAGATAAGCAAGTAGAAGGCTCTTTACCAATAAATCAGCAAGGTTATATTTTGATGATTGATTTAGATAAAGATTTTGAGACAGAATACACTTTAAATAATGGTGCTTATTTTTTCTTAATTGATGGTGAAGTTGAAATTGCTGATGTAACTTTAGAAAAAAGAGACGCTGTTGGAATAACAGATACAGATAAGGTTTCAATTAAAGCACATAAGGAAAGTAAATTATTGGTAATTGATGTACCAATGAATTAG
- a CDS encoding NAD-dependent succinate-semialdehyde dehydrogenase, whose amino-acid sequence MSKDKTIKTINPATGKTLETYNHISDAELNSAIEKTQKAFIDWRHQSLEKRATVIEAIGEKLVEYKDELSKLMTNEMGKILPQSNQEVDLCAGICKYTAKKGVEELKDEHRELFSGGKGIVSYSPIGIIYGIQPWNYPSYQVIRYAIVNLMAGNAVLLKHASNVTGTGLLLEKIFTEAGLPENLFKTLLISHDQSDTVIKHKNVRGVTLTGSSGAGKKVGQKATAELKKVVLELGSNDAYIVLEDADLELAVEKCVQGRIYNNGETCIAAKRFVVVDAVYDQFKDAFVKAMKDIKVGNPMDESSDMGPMAREDLRETLHEQVEESVQKGAEILCGGKMTEGDGFYYPVTVLGNVKPGQPAYDDELFGPVASLIKAKDEKDAMRIANDSRFGLGGGIFSKDEEKATKLAQDYFDTGMVFINSFGIADPAMPFGGVKDSGFGREHGGFGMKEFVNVKAVLFSES is encoded by the coding sequence ATGAGTAAAGACAAAACAATAAAAACGATAAATCCTGCCACAGGAAAAACTTTAGAAACGTATAATCATATTTCTGATGCTGAGCTGAATTCAGCGATTGAAAAAACTCAAAAAGCATTTATAGATTGGAGACATCAATCTTTAGAAAAACGTGCGACTGTAATCGAAGCAATTGGAGAAAAATTGGTTGAATATAAAGACGAACTTTCTAAATTGATGACAAATGAAATGGGAAAAATACTTCCTCAAAGTAATCAAGAAGTCGATTTATGTGCAGGCATTTGTAAATATACAGCCAAAAAAGGTGTAGAAGAATTAAAAGACGAGCATCGTGAATTATTTAGTGGTGGAAAAGGAATTGTAAGTTATTCACCAATTGGAATTATTTATGGAATTCAACCTTGGAATTATCCATCTTATCAAGTAATTAGATATGCAATTGTAAATTTAATGGCTGGTAATGCAGTTTTATTAAAGCACGCATCGAATGTAACTGGAACAGGTTTACTATTAGAAAAAATATTCACGGAAGCTGGTTTGCCAGAAAATTTATTTAAAACATTATTAATTTCTCACGACCAATCTGATACTGTCATAAAACATAAAAATGTTAGAGGAGTTACTTTAACTGGTAGTTCTGGAGCTGGAAAAAAAGTAGGGCAAAAAGCAACTGCCGAACTTAAAAAAGTAGTTTTAGAGTTAGGAAGTAATGATGCTTACATTGTTTTAGAAGATGCTGATCTTGAATTGGCTGTAGAAAAATGTGTACAAGGTAGAATTTATAACAATGGTGAAACTTGTATTGCTGCAAAACGTTTTGTGGTTGTAGATGCAGTTTACGATCAGTTTAAAGATGCTTTTGTAAAAGCAATGAAAGATATTAAAGTTGGAAACCCAATGGATGAAAGTTCTGATATGGGACCTATGGCTAGAGAAGATTTACGTGAAACTTTACATGAACAAGTTGAAGAAAGTGTACAAAAAGGTGCCGAAATTTTATGTGGTGGAAAAATGACAGAAGGTGATGGTTTTTACTATCCTGTTACAGTTTTAGGAAATGTAAAACCTGGACAACCTGCTTATGATGATGAACTTTTTGGACCTGTAGCTTCTTTAATTAAAGCAAAAGATGAAAAAGATGCCATGCGAATTGCAAACGACAGTAGATTTGGTTTAGGTGGAGGAATTTTCTCTAAAGATGAAGAAAAAGCTACAAAATTAGCACAAGATTATTTTGATACTGGTATGGTTTTTATCAATTCTTTTGGAATTGCAGATCCTGCAATGCCTTTTGGAGGTGTAAAAGATTCTGGTTTTGGAAGGGAACATGGAGGTTTTGGAATGAAAGAATTTGTAAATGTGAAAGCTGTATTGTTTAGTGAATCTTAA